The sequence below is a genomic window from Deltaproteobacteria bacterium.
CGGTGGGAACCGGACAGGATGCTCAAGCCGATGACATGCACCCCCTCTTGCAAGGCGGCTTCAGTAATCTGTTGCGGCGTCAGGCGGATTCCCTGATAGACCACTTCCATGCCGGAATCGCGCGCCCGGACGGCGATCTGCTCCGCGCCGCTAGAGTGGCCGTCGAGGCCGGGCTTGCCGACGAGGATGCTCAGCTTTTCCCCTGTCTTCCGCTCAAAATGGGCCACTGCCTC
It includes:
- a CDS encoding cobalamin B12-binding domain-containing protein, whose amino-acid sequence is EAVAHFERKTGEKLSILVGKPGLDGHSSGAEQIAVRARDSGMEVVYQGIRLTPQQITEAALQEGVHVIGLSILSGSHRLLVSELMKQIKAKKIQNIPVIVGGIIPDSDKKILLKQGVAKVYTPKDFELNMIMAEIAELALRKN